From Nostoc punctiforme PCC 73102:
AATCTCCGGCTTGTTAAGCCTAAAAGTAGGTAGTGCACGGGTTGCAGAGGGGCTATTGAGGTTCTTGAGGTGGAGGGGATGGGGAAGTAGAGGAGCTCTTGAGGCTCTTAAAGCAAGAAACTATTAATCAAAAACTCTTTCCTGCAATTCTCCCCCTGCTCAAGAACTGCTGCCTCGACCATTTACCTTTACAAGCGTGCCATTCCCTCTAGTACCACTTCTCTACGAGACGCTGCATGAACGTGGAAGCAAGCGTTAGCGTTAGCATTTCCATTGGCATAGCCTCTTACGAGTGGGAGAAGGAGAAGATAAGGCGATCGCGGATTGTCTTACTGACTTTTCCCGCTATCTCGTTGATTGAGCGTAGACGCTTTGTGGTGAAGCAGTTCAAGGAGATAGCGGGAAAAGTCGAGTTGAAACTGCTTCACCCGGAGGGCAAGTCATAGACATTGCTTACTGATGGTAACACGGTTCGGATAAGCATTTTTCACTTTCCTTGTAGTCTGGGGAATGGGGTTTCGGGTAAAGTGTAAAAAATATATTCAAAACCTTTCTTCTTGTAACTGAATTGTATTGCCTTGCCAGGGATAAGGAATTGGGTAGAAAGTAAACAGATTACTTCGGAAGCTTACTGCCCCTGAGCAGACAGCACCTTGCGAAAAACGATCTTGTCGAAGAAATATTAAACTGATTTTTGGGTTAATTAGCAATTGCTTGGCTTGAATTGGGAATTCTAAGGCCGGGTGAAAATAATTTCTAGTACAAATGGTTTTTAAACTTCGCTTGATTGCAATGAGCATTCTGCTCTTTGTCAGATTTACTTGATCAGCAAACCGTTAAAAAAGTCCCTGTTAAGGGAAAACTAAAAGTCAGATCATATTTTGATTACATCAAAATAGGCATTTCTTATTAAATCTGGCAAAAAGCTAGATATTAAGTGATTTTTTGGAGGAATTAGCAATTCAAAGCCCAGCTTCTGGCTTGAGTGGAGTAATGTTCGCTGTGAAAATATCCTGAGAAGGACTGAATTTTTGGCAGGGGAGATAACCGTATTTTTACTATTACTCTCAACAGTAATTAATTAGCAAAATAATAAATACATAAATCTCTAAAAATACTCAAATATTTAATTGTACTCAAGTATGGAATTCCTCACAAACCAAGTAAGCCAAACTCAAGAAATATTATTGCATCGGATTGCCAGCCGTATTCGACAGTCTTTAGAACTACAAGAAATTTTATCAGCGACGGTTGCAGAAGTGCGCTCATTTTTAGGCACAGATCGCATCAAAATTTATCAGTTTCAAGCGGATGGTCATGGGTTAGTAATTGCTGAATCGATTCAAGAAGATCGTTTACCACCGCTTTTAGGATTAAACTTTCCCGCAGATGACATACCACCTTATGCGCGCGAACTGTTTGTGCGAGCGCGTCAGCGATGTATTGTTGATCTAACAACACAAGAAATTGGGATTAGTCCTCTGGATTGCCCAGAAACAGGTAAACCATTAGAGCAGCAAGATATTCGCTATCGTCCGGTAGATCCTTGCCATCTGGAATATCTGACAGCGATGGGAGTCAAGTCTTCAGTTGTAGTCCCGATTGTTTTAAAAAATCAAGAAACAGGGAAAGACTCATCACCTAATGTGATGGAATCATCTCAATTGTGGGGATTATTAGTATCGCACCATTCCCAAGCGCGAGTCGTGACACAGCAGGAATTATTGTTAATTCAGTCGGTGGTAGATCAAGTAGCAATCGCCATATCGCAATCGATTTTACTGACTCAAGTACGAGAACAAGCCCGTCAAGAAGCAATTATTAACAAAGTTACTGAGCAATTACATAGTACGCCTGTTGCTCAGTTGCAAACTGCCTTGGAAGAAACAGTAGCTGCGTTTAATGGTTCTGGAGGACGACTCTATTTACTACCAGACGACGAACAAACAGCAAAACTCTATACTTTTGGGTTACAGCCTAATCAACTAGATATTGGGCAAGAGCAAACACCAAGCCCTTTGACTCAAGAGCTATCGCTGGTAGATCGGGCATGGGTTTCACCGATGGAAAGAAATAACGAAGTTTTACTCTTAGCAAACTTAAGAGAAGGTTCTGATGTCTTGAGGAAGGGTAGACCTATTGAGGAGCATCGATTATGGCAGAAATATCTGTTTGCAAGTATCTGCCCTCCTGAGAATCTAGAAAACCCCAGTCATAAATCATGGTCAGTGAATTGGATGAGGGCGATTTACGCTTTAACTCCTCCAGTTAACGAACTTAGTTATGACTCGAATTTATGGGCGATTGCGGATCTTTATAAAGAACCGTTATTACGCTCAGTTGCTCCCTGCTTTCAAACAACGCAAGTTCGGGGTTTATTAATTGTACCGCTACAGCACGGTAGTACAATTGTTGGCTGCTTAACTATCTTTCGAGATGAGGTCGATATTGAAACGATTTGGGCAGGCTGTGTGGATACTGATTCTCGTCAACTGATGCCGCGTCAGTCCTTTGCTGCATGGCGAGAACTGAGAACTGGGCAAGCACAGCAGTGGTCTGAGTCGGAAATCAAATTGGCTCAAGCTTTAGGTGAACGCTTTGCCACAGCAGTCAAGCAGCATCGACTTTACGAACAAGTGCAAGCTTTGAATGCCAATCTAGAGCAGCAAGTACGAGATCGGACTTTAGAACTGCAACAGACTAATACCGATTTGCAACACTCAACAATTGAGCTACAGCGTTCAGTTGAACGTCAGCAAGCCCTGGCGCGGATTATTGCTAATATGCGTCAGTCACTCGATGTGACGACTATTTTCCGCACCACCACTCAAGAAGTTTGCCAATTGCTAGAGTGCGATCGCTTAAGTGTCTATCGCTTTAATGCTGACTGGGGAGGTGAATTTGTCGGTGATTATGAAACGGCAAATCCGCGATGGGGACGAAGTATCAAGCTTGGCGTAGGTATGGTATGGGATGATACGTACTTACAGGAAACTCAAGGTGGACGCTATCGTAATAATGAAACTTTTGTCGTTGATGATATACACAGCCAAGGATTTACCCAGTGCCACATTGAGATACTAGAACAATTTCATGTTCAAGCTTTCATGATTGCACCAATTTTTGTCGGGCAAGAACTATGGGGCTTATTAGGAGCATATCAACATTCCAGCACGCGGCATTGGCAAGCTTCAGAAATTGAGTTTTTTACACAAATAGCAACGCAATTGGGAGTGGCATTACAACAAGCCGAATACTTAGAGCAAGTACGAGCGCAAACCAGAAAGTTAGCCCTTGTAGCAGAGCAGCAGCAAACTTTAGCCAGTGTAATTACCAAAATTCGGGAATCGCTAGACTTGAATGCGATTTTTGAAACTACCACTCAAGAACTCCGTCGAGTACTCAATTGCGATCGGGTTGTGATTTTCCGTTTTTATTCCGAATCTAATTATGATGGCGGCGAAGTGATTGCAGAAGATGTTGCAGAGCGTTTCTTATCGACATTAACAGCGAAAGTATACGATCGCTGTTTAGGACAGGAGCATATAGAAAAGTTCTGCCAAGGCTACGTTCATGCCGTGACCGATATTTATAACAGTGAGTTAAATGAGTGTTATGTTTCAATGCTATCTCGTTTCCAAGTTAGAGCGAATTTAGTCATTCCGATGCTCAAGCAAGGGCAGCTATGGGGATTATTAGGTATTCATCAATGTCAAAAATCTCGTGAGTGGCAAGATTCAGAAATCGAATTTGTTCGTCAAATTGCGGCTCAGTTAGGAGTAGCTTTGCAACATGTGGTACTGCTTAACCAGACACAGCAACAAGCGATACAACTTGCTCAGGCACTAGAGCATTTGCAGCAAACTCAAGCTCATCTACTTCATTCTGAAAAAATGTCTTCTTTGGGATTATTAGTAGCAGGAGTTGCCCATGAAATTAATAATCCAGTTAACTTTATCTCTGGCAATCTCAGTCATCTTCATGAATATACGCAAAGCTTAATTAAGATGTTAAATATCTATCAGCAGATATATCCTCAACCTCATCCAGAAATTGAAAAACAAGCAATTTTATCAGACTTAGAATTTATTGCCGAAGATTTGCCGAAACTGTTTTCTTCGCTGAAAATAGGGGCCGAACGAATTGGTGAAATTGTTCTTTCCTTACGAAATTTCTCGCGGCTTGACCAAGCTCAGGTAAAACCTGTGGATATTCATGAGGGACTCGACAGCACTTTATTAATATTGCAGCATCGTCTGAAAGCTAATTCGTTACATTTAGGGATTGAGATTGTCAAACAGTATGCCTCTTTACCGTTGATAGAATGTTTTGCTGGACAACTTAACCAAGTATTTATGAACTTGTTAGCAAATGCGATCGATGCAGTGGAAGAGCCCTGTCGTCAGCCTGCTAAGTCGGATAAAGACAAACACTATCCCCGAATTACTATCAAAACACAACTTATAGCAAATGATTGGGTTCAAATCTACATCAAAGATAACGGAGTTGGCATGACAAAGGCAGTACAGGCGAAGTTATTTGATCCGTTTTTTACCACAAAGCCTGTTGGTCAAGGTACAGGTTTGGGACTCTCAATTAGCTACCAAATTGTAGAAAAGCACGGAGGGAAATTACAGTGCCTGTCCCAACCTGGTGAAGGGGCACAGTTTGTGATTGAAATTCCAATTAAACAATCCGAAAGGGAACTAGCAAACGTACTTATTGATAAAAAAGAAAGTGACACTGATAACTCTTAAGTTTCTTTGACTAGCTATCTGTGAAAGGTTGCAATGCCTTTCGGTCAACATATCTCTTCCTTGAGGCACTTTATGGTTAAATACTTCCACCAAAAATAGAAATAATCTAGCTTTTCGTTTGGGTTAATCATATACCTTTATATTCTCAAAAAGGATTGTCCAGAAGCTAATAAATTTCTTGCCTGTTCTTGATCCAAAGGCTTTGAAAATAAGTATCCTTGTGCTTGTTGGCATTGCAGCAATTGAAGTTGCGCTAATTGGTTAATTGTTTCTACCCCTTCTGCAACGACACTCATTCCTAAGTTATCAGCTAAAGTAACAATAGCTCGAACAATAGCGAATTGTTCAGTATCGCTATCAATGCGATTGACAAAGGAGCGGTCAATCTTGAGAACATCAATCGGAAAATTATGCAAATAAGCCAGAGATGAATAACCTGTCCCAAAATCATCAATACATAATTGCAATCCAAAAGCCTTAAGCTGTTTAAGGATGGAGGTAGCCTTTTGAGGAGAGGCGATAATTGCAGTTTCAGTGATTTCTAGCTTTAAGTTGCTAGAGCTAAGTCCAGTATCTTGGAGAATTTGACTGATTTGTTCAATTAGATGAGGTTGAGAAAACTGTTTACCAGAAAGATTAACATTGAGGGTTAAGGGCTTGATGGCAGGAAATTGTAGTTGCCACTGCCGCAATTGCTTACAAGATTCAGTTAATACCCATTGACCAATTGGGATAATCAGTCCAGTTTCTTCTGCTACGGGAATAAACTCGGTTGGAGAAATAAGTCCGCGTTCTGGATGCTGCCAGCGAACTAATGCTTCAAATCCTGTAATTTTTCCTGTTTTTATACAAATAATTGGCTGGTAGAAAATGCATAACTCCTGTCGTTCAACAGCCCAGCGCAAGTCAGTTTCTAACTGCAACAGCTCTACTGCCCGATCGTACATAGTGGTATCGAAAACTATATGTCCAGCTTGACTCTGTTCTTTAGCGCGGTAAAGGGCAGTGTCAGCATCTCGAAGTAAATCTGCGGGTTGAACGTATTTGTTTGTACCTAAAGCGATGCCAATGCTAGCAGTCATAAATACTTCATACCCGCACAAGTTAAAAGGCGGCTTTAATGCCTGATGTATATGTTTTGCGATGTCGGTGGCATCTTCAATAGTTTGAATATGGGAGAGCAAAATGGTAAACTCGTCTCCACCTAAGCGAGCAACAGTATCGTCAGGCTGCAAACATTGTTGTAAACGTTGAGCAAGCGTTACCAATAATTGGTCGCCAACTAAGTGCCCTAAACTATCATTGACGACTTTGAAACGGTCAAGGTCAAGGAACAACACAGCAAACAAATCATCTGGATTATGTTTCATCTGTGCAATTGCTTGTTCTAGCCTGTCTATAAATAAAATTCGATTGGGTAGTCCAGTCAGAGCATCATAAAAAGCATTGTGAACTAACTTTTCTTCAAGAAGTTTACGTTCAGTAATATCTGTTGCAATCCCATCTATACGAATCGGCAGACCAGAAGCGTTATAAATTAGATGGCTACGGTTTAATAGCCAGCGTACCTGCCCATCAGGTCTAACAATTCGGTATTCTAATTCTTGCTTCTCAGTTAAGAATAATGGTTGAATGGCAGCATGAACTTGTTGCTGATCTTCTGGGTGAATGACTTCGAACCAAAGATTAGAGTTCTCAAAAAATTCTGATACAGAATAACCATAAACTTTCAGAGCCGCAGGATTGAGATAAAGAGTTTCAAAAGTATCAGCAGAAATTGACCAAATTACGTCTTCAAGAGAACATAGAATTCCATCTAAACGTTGTTTGCTTTCTTGCAGTGCAGCTTCTGCTAGTTTGCGGTCAGTGATGTTAGTAACCATCCCCAAGGCCCCAGCATAATTTCCCTGGTCGTCTAATAACGGGGCACAAGAAATGATTGCCCAGAGGTCAGAACCGTCCTGACAGCGAAATTTAAAATCATGCGCTTCTTGAATACCCTGATAACGTCGTGAAAGGCAAGAATTAGCAATCTCCAACCCTTCAGAATCCATAAAAGAGAACAGTGTTGCACCCAGCATCTCTTCAATGGTGTAGCCCAACATTGTTGCCATCTGTTGGTTGACAAAGGTAGTGCAGTTGTCTTTATCGAGTAACCAAATTCCTTCAGTTGCTGTTTGTACAATGCGGCGATACTGTTCTTCTTGCTTTCCTAATGCTTCAAGGGCTTGTAAATGGTGAGTAATATCAGTCTGGATACCAATAAAGTTAGTCAAATAACCGGAATTGTCAAACACAGGAGCTAAGTAAAGTTCATTCCAAAACAGAAAATTATCCTTGCGGTAATTCCGTAAAATAACATGGCATTCTCTTTGTTCTTGAATGGCACTACGTAATTCCTGGAGGGCTACTTGCTCTAAGTCGTTTCCTTGCAAAAAACGACAGTTACGCCCAATGACTTCACTGGCACAGTACCCTGTAATCAATTCGAAGGCTGGGTTGACATAAATGATCGGATTATCTGGTTGATTGGGATCTGTCAAAATAATGCCATTACTACTAGCAGCAATCGCACGTTCCATTAGATGTAAATCTACTTCTGGCTCCTGTAAGGGTGAGATTTTTTCAACTGATTGAACGTTCGGATTATTTGTAGTGCTTACAATAGAAAGGTTCACATCTACCAAATTGCATCGGCTGTATGTGAAGTCAATGGGATCTGCTATCTCTTGTACAGCAGCTGTTAATGAAAAATCCTCATGCTGGGTTTTTAAATGCTCATTTAAATGCTCAGTACTATTCATAAATATGAATAGTGCTGCTAGTTTGTCTTCGTACTTAACAACCTTAGCTGAAATTTCCGCCTTAAAAATATCACCATTGGCTTTTTTCACTTCCACGGCACAATTTTTGATGAGGTTGCCACTTTTAAGGTTATTAACTAATTTAGCCCATAAAGTTGGCTGGTCATAAAAACTAGGGATGATTTTGTCGAATCTTTGACTTGGCTCAATTTCTAAAAAAGACGCTAATAATTCGTTTTTAAAGAGAACTTGCTGGCTTTCCAGGCATACAATCCCAATCGGGAATGGGCTAAGTTCTGTTAACGAATAAAGTATCTGCTGCCAGTCTATTTTTGGTTGATTATCTAATTCTTTCACCTTTGGCAATGAATTTCTGTTGGGATAGTTGCACCCAGTGAGGTATTCCTCATTTAAAAAAATCGACTTTTCAGTGAGATTATTTTGCGTCTGCTGATTTTGGTACACATTAAAGTTAATAAAGGTTTTCGATTTTTTTTATAAATTGGCAAATTAGCCTAATCCTATATTTGACATTTTTAATAAGCTGTAACACAGCGCTCATAAAACTCTTTAAATAGGAAAAAGCAGATAATTTTATTTTGCTAGTTAATGTTAAAAGTAGGTATTTTCTTAAAATACTCAGTGATTTCTCAAAACATAAATGTTTAGCATCTATTACAGATACCTAAAGAGGAGATAGTGTTTTAGGCTAAAATGCCCAGAAATTGGGACTTTTAAACATCCGTTGTAAAGTTTTTTGACTATTTTTAATTTACCCCTTTAGATAGGTGAAATTAAGTATTTTACTAAATCTTTATCTAAATATAATATTGCTTAATATTATTAGTGGTTGCTAGTAGTCAAGCCATTTAGAAGATATAACTTGTATTACTTCCCCATCTGCCTGTTTCATAAAACGGCAAAGATAGGGATGAAACCAATACCTTTCGGTTAAAACATCTCTTTGTTGAGAAAGCTCTTGTGCTTGCCTTTTAAGGAGAGGAGACGTTACGCAAACACGAGTAGATTTCTTATCTAAACCGTATTGCTGACCGATACCATTACTTAATTGCGTTTGTGTAGGGTTATTTTGTCTACAATTTGTGGGCATTTGATTAGCTGCTGCAACTTCACCACTCCATAACTCTGGCAGATCACGCAGTATCACCCCCTGCCCGACGATGTGGCGATGGCAAAAGTCTTCGGCTTTTTCACGCGCAGCACAGCGTAATATCTGCGTCTGAGTTGCGCTGCTTTCTTACCCAAAGATCAATCAATTGCCGCCTGTGACTCAAGAATCAGCAGAAACTGGCGCTTGTACTCTCTTTTCAGCTTCAGCATCCTGGGCAGAGGCTTTCCACCACTTGAGCAGTTCTGGAGTTGGGGCAAAGAGAGGCAGGTGCAAACCCAGCCAATTGTGTGGAGGATAAAGCGAGATGGAGATCCCCTCACCTCGGATTTCGCCACGGTAACATGAGGTATAAATCATGACTG
This genomic window contains:
- a CDS encoding GAF domain-containing protein, which codes for MEFLTNQVSQTQEILLHRIASRIRQSLELQEILSATVAEVRSFLGTDRIKIYQFQADGHGLVIAESIQEDRLPPLLGLNFPADDIPPYARELFVRARQRCIVDLTTQEIGISPLDCPETGKPLEQQDIRYRPVDPCHLEYLTAMGVKSSVVVPIVLKNQETGKDSSPNVMESSQLWGLLVSHHSQARVVTQQELLLIQSVVDQVAIAISQSILLTQVREQARQEAIINKVTEQLHSTPVAQLQTALEETVAAFNGSGGRLYLLPDDEQTAKLYTFGLQPNQLDIGQEQTPSPLTQELSLVDRAWVSPMERNNEVLLLANLREGSDVLRKGRPIEEHRLWQKYLFASICPPENLENPSHKSWSVNWMRAIYALTPPVNELSYDSNLWAIADLYKEPLLRSVAPCFQTTQVRGLLIVPLQHGSTIVGCLTIFRDEVDIETIWAGCVDTDSRQLMPRQSFAAWRELRTGQAQQWSESEIKLAQALGERFATAVKQHRLYEQVQALNANLEQQVRDRTLELQQTNTDLQHSTIELQRSVERQQALARIIANMRQSLDVTTIFRTTTQEVCQLLECDRLSVYRFNADWGGEFVGDYETANPRWGRSIKLGVGMVWDDTYLQETQGGRYRNNETFVVDDIHSQGFTQCHIEILEQFHVQAFMIAPIFVGQELWGLLGAYQHSSTRHWQASEIEFFTQIATQLGVALQQAEYLEQVRAQTRKLALVAEQQQTLASVITKIRESLDLNAIFETTTQELRRVLNCDRVVIFRFYSESNYDGGEVIAEDVAERFLSTLTAKVYDRCLGQEHIEKFCQGYVHAVTDIYNSELNECYVSMLSRFQVRANLVIPMLKQGQLWGLLGIHQCQKSREWQDSEIEFVRQIAAQLGVALQHVVLLNQTQQQAIQLAQALEHLQQTQAHLLHSEKMSSLGLLVAGVAHEINNPVNFISGNLSHLHEYTQSLIKMLNIYQQIYPQPHPEIEKQAILSDLEFIAEDLPKLFSSLKIGAERIGEIVLSLRNFSRLDQAQVKPVDIHEGLDSTLLILQHRLKANSLHLGIEIVKQYASLPLIECFAGQLNQVFMNLLANAIDAVEEPCRQPAKSDKDKHYPRITIKTQLIANDWVQIYIKDNGVGMTKAVQAKLFDPFFTTKPVGQGTGLGLSISYQIVEKHGGKLQCLSQPGEGAQFVIEIPIKQSERELANVLIDKKESDTDNS
- a CDS encoding EAL and GGDEF domain-containing protein, with product MYQNQQTQNNLTEKSIFLNEEYLTGCNYPNRNSLPKVKELDNQPKIDWQQILYSLTELSPFPIGIVCLESQQVLFKNELLASFLEIEPSQRFDKIIPSFYDQPTLWAKLVNNLKSGNLIKNCAVEVKKANGDIFKAEISAKVVKYEDKLAALFIFMNSTEHLNEHLKTQHEDFSLTAAVQEIADPIDFTYSRCNLVDVNLSIVSTTNNPNVQSVEKISPLQEPEVDLHLMERAIAASSNGIILTDPNQPDNPIIYVNPAFELITGYCASEVIGRNCRFLQGNDLEQVALQELRSAIQEQRECHVILRNYRKDNFLFWNELYLAPVFDNSGYLTNFIGIQTDITHHLQALEALGKQEEQYRRIVQTATEGIWLLDKDNCTTFVNQQMATMLGYTIEEMLGATLFSFMDSEGLEIANSCLSRRYQGIQEAHDFKFRCQDGSDLWAIISCAPLLDDQGNYAGALGMVTNITDRKLAEAALQESKQRLDGILCSLEDVIWSISADTFETLYLNPAALKVYGYSVSEFFENSNLWFEVIHPEDQQQVHAAIQPLFLTEKQELEYRIVRPDGQVRWLLNRSHLIYNASGLPIRIDGIATDITERKLLEEKLVHNAFYDALTGLPNRILFIDRLEQAIAQMKHNPDDLFAVLFLDLDRFKVVNDSLGHLVGDQLLVTLAQRLQQCLQPDDTVARLGGDEFTILLSHIQTIEDATDIAKHIHQALKPPFNLCGYEVFMTASIGIALGTNKYVQPADLLRDADTALYRAKEQSQAGHIVFDTTMYDRAVELLQLETDLRWAVERQELCIFYQPIICIKTGKITGFEALVRWQHPERGLISPTEFIPVAEETGLIIPIGQWVLTESCKQLRQWQLQFPAIKPLTLNVNLSGKQFSQPHLIEQISQILQDTGLSSSNLKLEITETAIIASPQKATSILKQLKAFGLQLCIDDFGTGYSSLAYLHNFPIDVLKIDRSFVNRIDSDTEQFAIVRAIVTLADNLGMSVVAEGVETINQLAQLQLLQCQQAQGYLFSKPLDQEQARNLLASGQSFLRI